The bacterium sequence GCAGCGCCGCGCCGCCCGCCTCGCGCGCGAGCAGGGCCTCGGCCGCCGCGAACTCGCCGAGCGCGACCGGTCGCAGGGCGAGCAGCGCGGGCCGCAGCTCCAGCGTGCGCAGTTCGCGCTTGCGCTCGCGCCGCAGGGCGATGCTCGGCCGAGCGAGCAGCGCCGCGCAGCGCGCGGCCAGCGCCTCGCCCGTGGGGCCGGCGAAGCGCACGAGGAGCCGCGCGGCCGCCAGGCGGCTCGCCAGGCGCGCCGGCTCCTCGCGGTAGGCCGCGAGCAGGGTGAGCCCCTCGGGGAGGGCCGGCTGCAGGCGTTCGATGAGAGCGGCCGGGGCGATGTCGGCGCGCAGCTGCATCTCGATCTGCTCGGCGAGGCCGGCCATGCCCAGGGGCAGCGCGGGCGTGAAGCTCAGCAGGGGGTGCGGGTGGAAGCCCCGGCTGTAGGCCACCGCGAGCCCCGCGCGTCGCAGCGCGCGCGGCCAGACGCGCAGGAGCCCGAGGTGGCTGAGCAGCCGCGCGCCGCCCGTCTTCGCGTAGACGAGCCGGTAGCTCACGGGCGCCAGGCTGAGCGGCGCCGGTCGGGCGGCGGACAGGGCGACCAGCTCGGCCTGGAAGTCGATGCGCTCGGCCTTCATCGCCGAGAGATCGCAGGCCACGCCGCAGTGGTAGCAGACCAGCGGCTTCGCCTGCGCCTGGGCGGCAGCGAGGCTCTCCGGGTGGACGATGGCGCCCTTCGGCTTGCCGCAGGGGGGCGAGAGACGGTCCTTCAGGCTGCGGCGGTACTCCAGGGCCAGGAAGTCCTTCGTCACGCCGGGGTCGACGTGATCCCAGGGCAGCGCGGCATCGACGGGCAGGGTGCCCAGGTAGCGCCCGGGTTCCAGGTCCAGCTCGGCCATCGCCTCCAGCCAGAGGTCGAAGCGGAAGTGGTCGTCCCAGCCGTCGAAAAAGCAGCCCTTGGCGTAGGCGCGCTCGATGAGCTCGCCGACGCGGCGGTCGCCCCGGCTGAGCACGCCCTCGAGTGCGCTCACCTCGGGATCGTGCCACTTCAGGCGCAGCTTCCGCTGGCGGGCGAGGCCGATGAGGAGGCGCTGCTTCCCGGCGAGGGTCTCCATCGTGTCCATCGCCGCCCACTGGAAGGGCGTGTGCGGCTTGGGGACGAAGCTGCTCACCGAGCAGGTCACCTGGGCGGGTCGCTTGCGCCCGGGCAGGCCGCGCGCGACGGCCAGGCAGCGCGCACCCGTCTCGACGATGCCGGCCACGTCGTCCCGTGTCTCCGTGGGCAGGCCGATCAGGAAGTAGAGCTTCATGCTGTCCCACTTGCGCGAGAAGACACGCCGCGCGCTCTCGAGGATGTGCTCTTCGCTGACGTTCTTGTTGATGACGTCGCGCAGGCGCTGCGTGCCGGCCTCGGGTGCGAAGGTGAGGCTGGTCGCGCGCACCTGCTGGAGGTCGTCGAGCAGGGCCTCCGGCAGGCCGTAGGCCCGCAGGCTGGAGACGGCCAGGCTCACCTCGCCCTCGTGGGCGAGGCGCTCGACGAGCTCGCGCACGAGGGGCACGATCGCGCTGTAGTCGGCGGTGGAGAGGCTGGTCAGGCTGACCTCGTCGTAGCCGGATTCCCGGAGGCCGCGCAGCACCGCGTCGACGACCGCGGCCGGGCTCCGCTCGCGCACGGGCCGGTAGATCATCCCCGCCTGGCAGAAGCGGCAGCCCTCGGTGCAGCCGCGGGCGATCTCGATGCCGTGGCGGTCGAAGATCGCGCTCGCCTCGGGGATCGGCGTGTCGGTGGGGAAAGGGAAGCGGTCGATCTCGGCCACCTGCGCGCGGGCGATCGGGTAGGGCAGCGCGGGGTCCGCCGGCGGGACCACCACCGCGAGCCCCGTGTCCGGCTCGACGCGCGTCGCATAGAGCGCGGGCAGGTAGCGCCCGGGCGCGCCGGCCAGGCGGCGCAGGCGCTCGCTGCGCGGCAGGCCGAGCCCGCCGAGCGCCGCCCAGTCGCGCATGAGCCGAGGCAGGGCCTCCTCGCCGTCGCCGAGCACGAAGCAGTCGATGAAGGGCGCCAGCGGCTCGGGCTCGAAGGCGACTGGCCCGCCGGCGACGACGAGCGGGTCGTCCTCGCCGCGCGCCGCGCCCCGCAGGGGAATGCCGCCGAGCTCGAGCATCAGCAGGATGTTCGTGTAGGTCAGCTCGTATTGCAGCGAGAAGCCGACGAGATCGAAGGCGGCCAGGGGCGTCGCGCTCTCGAGGCTGACGAGCGGCAGAGCGGCGGCGCGCAGCTCGGCCTCCATGTCGGGCCAGGGCGCGAAGACGCGCTCGGCGGCGAGGTCGGGCGCCTGGTTCACCAGCGAGTAGAGGATCTTGAGCCCGAGGTGGCTCATCCCGATTTCGTAGAGGTCGGGGTAGGCGAGGGCGATGCGGCTCGTCAGACCGAGCGGGTCCTTGACGACCTGGTTCTGCTCGCCGCCGGCGTAGCGGCCCGGGCGCAGCACGCGTCCGATGATCTCGCGGTAGGGGTGGCCGGCAGGCAGCATCGCGGTTCCCTGGTTGGAGGCTGCCTGCTAATATACCCGCCGTCGCCGGCCGGCGGAACCCCCGGAGCTGCGCATGTCGAGTGCGATCAGACCCTTGGCTCTCCTTTGCGGCGCGCCCGCGAGGCGCGGATGACGCTGCCTCTGCGCCCGGAGCTACTCGCCGAGATCGCGGCCTGCGCCGCCCGCGTGGCGGCGCAGGGCTGGGCCGAGGCGGGCGCCGGCAACCTCTCGCTGCTCGTGCCCCCGGGGCGGCTCACCCGCCCCGTCAGCGACGGCGAGCGCTTCGAGCCGGGCTGGCCGGCGGACTATCCGCGTCAGCTGCCACCGGGACACCTCCTCGTCGTGAGCGCGGCCGGGGCACCGATGCGCGCGCTCGCCGCGGAGCCCGCCGCCCATCTCGCGCTGCTCGGCGAGGGCCCGCGGGGGCTCTTTCGCCTGCGCGGGACCCCGCCGCCAACCAGCGAGCTAGCCTGCCATTTCGCTGTCCACGCACGGCGGGGGCGGCCGGGTGCGCTGCTGCACGCGCACGCGGACTTCCTCATCGCGCTCAGCCTGCTGCCCGGCCTGGCCGCCGACGGCGCGCTGGAATCGGCCCTGCTCGGCCTGATGCCGGAAACGGCGGCGATGCTGCCGGGCGGTTTCGTCCGCCTGCGCCCGGCGGCGCCGGGCAGTGCCGCCCTCGGCCTGGCCAGCGCGGCGGCCCTGGTGGAGGGCGGCGCCAGCGCCCTGGTCTGGGAGCGCCATGGCGCCCTCGCCCTGGGCGAGTCCCTCGGGCC is a genomic window containing:
- a CDS encoding TIGR03960 family B12-binding radical SAM protein translates to MLPAGHPYREIIGRVLRPGRYAGGEQNQVVKDPLGLTSRIALAYPDLYEIGMSHLGLKILYSLVNQAPDLAAERVFAPWPDMEAELRAAALPLVSLESATPLAAFDLVGFSLQYELTYTNILLMLELGGIPLRGAARGEDDPLVVAGGPVAFEPEPLAPFIDCFVLGDGEEALPRLMRDWAALGGLGLPRSERLRRLAGAPGRYLPALYATRVEPDTGLAVVVPPADPALPYPIARAQVAEIDRFPFPTDTPIPEASAIFDRHGIEIARGCTEGCRFCQAGMIYRPVRERSPAAVVDAVLRGLRESGYDEVSLTSLSTADYSAIVPLVRELVERLAHEGEVSLAVSSLRAYGLPEALLDDLQQVRATSLTFAPEAGTQRLRDVINKNVSEEHILESARRVFSRKWDSMKLYFLIGLPTETRDDVAGIVETGARCLAVARGLPGRKRPAQVTCSVSSFVPKPHTPFQWAAMDTMETLAGKQRLLIGLARQRKLRLKWHDPEVSALEGVLSRGDRRVGELIERAYAKGCFFDGWDDHFRFDLWLEAMAELDLEPGRYLGTLPVDAALPWDHVDPGVTKDFLALEYRRSLKDRLSPPCGKPKGAIVHPESLAAAQAQAKPLVCYHCGVACDLSAMKAERIDFQAELVALSAARPAPLSLAPVSYRLVYAKTGGARLLSHLGLLRVWPRALRRAGLAVAYSRGFHPHPLLSFTPALPLGMAGLAEQIEMQLRADIAPAALIERLQPALPEGLTLLAAYREEPARLASRLAAARLLVRFAGPTGEALAARCAALLARPSIALRRERKRELRTLELRPALLALRPVALGEFAAAEALLAREAGGAALPASAVLVELAVQDAAPKAAELVALLGGEPESVVALRLGFRLTGETAVDSEEEVADGDDGTRRRA